The following coding sequences are from one Nicotiana tomentosiformis chromosome 3, ASM39032v3, whole genome shotgun sequence window:
- the LOC138907505 gene encoding uncharacterized protein, with protein MVMPRDSLSAPLYVSTPVGDSIIVDRVYRSCVISIGSLKTSVDLLLLDMVDFDVILGIDWLSSYHAILDCHAKTVTLAMAGLPRLEWRETPGHSTSMVISYVKACHMVEKECLSYLAYIRDPNAEVPSMDSVSVVRELSEVFPVDLSGMPPVDTQF; from the coding sequence atggttatgcctcgtgattctttgagtgctcctttATATGtatccacacctgtgggagattctattattgtagatcgtgtttatcgctcgtgtgtgatttCTATCGGGAGCCttaagactagtgtagatctcctacttcttgatatggtagactttgatgttatcttgggcattgATTGGTTATCAtcttatcacgctatattggactgtcacgccaagacggtaacCTTAGCCATggcggggttgcctcgattagagtggagagagactcctggccattctactagcatggttatttcttatgtgaaggcttgtcatatggtcgagaaggaatGCCTATCATATTTGGCATATATTCGTGATCCTaatgcggaggttccttccatggattcagtatcagttgtgcgtgagttatcagaggtgtttcctgtagatttgtcggggatgccacctgtTGACACTCAATTTTGA